A genomic window from Aquila chrysaetos chrysaetos chromosome 9, bAquChr1.4, whole genome shotgun sequence includes:
- the DCST2 gene encoding DC-STAMP domain-containing protein 2 isoform X4, with protein MGLVLWLGRALQGLRGWGKSPAQQSGGRWPRQMRQPEEASKARELARSASGFMLGMALASLYGALVLLAQGHNVWYCLVTTTSLGAGLGLGMAFSVKVRVTVLLSLPHIFTSKQLLVPLLEARGVPGGCQIPAEPQDPPVLAGEGKMLLLLLALGMAMQGPCTNILHNFSRAAESLSCGAELALNQTAERLQHAQEPLLNVLSKIKDIAQKAKVVGDHVRKFFRSIMDSVSHVARALRNVWLWLANMGRVCNHELGTPYRRCLHLFDEAKDNCERAIPFLFFLCYVIIIFRPLCGLANVALLFCIIPQYIQSFLKRKIGDPLRDALDRVHREFEFNISAVHRFDISLNASKSLGEVALDIMEGVHLRLEPIRQVLGLFMHVSFCAILYMYLQALRYRHRYLWDDTFDNVYITRRFVELDLWRAEQGKPTVLPLTGWESGRYIAPGQPHARGSIPQVSPAARSRGVPAPHGLTALHARPAGLWLSRQERRRYGLQLVGVLRHVLLGLSIVLADYSLFWLLDLVQHQLRGEIVARAPAVLGVSVNGTGYTSEIFRDLVSAFGVLQQGNISVLSQRCLLQPVEPDYSTYLSMGDWGCCNLSVLGSGGTVKGGSPLCDSSSSHQDSCMASASSSLSSAAMWHACAGQCVPPTTHAASSTILARRAGLARALRQAAMQRTADAGQGNLLLFLTSRLPTFAWLVRLLGIQQKRCLACGMAEQPDFIACITPSCKGLYCSECYQTLTNICSVCMGPLSYRDTGDEEMDSSDEDTVVLWLGAVQALRGQEQGRLLQQHIRKVVGGRGGSRRLPPELAARLRAQLKEEASGESDGGSSGVDGEDSSLSSLDFSYQEQPESSGSELEEVMALQLPSSKGRAR; from the exons atgGGGCTGGTCTTGTGGctgggcagagccctgcaggggctgaggggctgggggaagagccCGGCACAGCAGTCTGGGGGCAGGTGGCCCCGGCAGATGCGCCAGCCGGAGGAGGCCAGCAAGGCACGGGAATTAGCCCGCAGCGCCAGTGGCTTCATGCTGGGCATGGCCCTGGCCAGCCTGTATGGAGctctggtgctgctggcacagggcCACAACGTTTGGTACTGCCTGGTCACCACCACGAGCCTgggtgcggggctggggctgggcatgGCCTTCTCTGTCAAGGTGCGGGTCACTGTGCTGCTATCGCTGCCCCACATCTTCACCAGTAAGCAGCTGTTGGTACCGCTGCTGGAAGCCAGGGGAGTGCCAGGGGGGTGCCAGATCCCAGCTGAGCCCCAGGACCCCCCTGTCCttgcaggggaggggaagatgctgctgctgctgctggcactgggCATGGCCATGCAGGGCCCCTGCACCAACATCCTGCACAACTTCTCCCGGGCCGCCGAGTCGCTGTCGTGTGGGGCCGAGCTCGCCCTCAACCAGACAGCCGAGCGGCTGCAACACGCCCAGGAGCCACTGCTGA ACGTGCTGTCCAAAATCAAGGACATCGCCCAGAAAGCCAAGGTGGTGGGCGACCATGTCCGCAAGTTCTTCCGCTCCATTATGGACTCCGTCAGCCACGTCG cccgAGCCCTGCGCAATGTCTGGCTGTGGCTGGCGAACATGGGGAGAGTGTGCAACCACGAGCTGGGCACGCCGTACCGCCGCTGCCTGCACCTCTTCGACGAGGCCAAGGACAACTGTGAGCGCGCCatccccttcctcttcttcctctgctacGTCATCATCATCTTCAGGCCCCTCTGTGGTCTGGCCAATG TTGCCCTCCTCTTCTGCATCATCCCGCAGTACATCCAGTCCTTCCTCAAGAGGAAAATCGGAGACC CCCTCAGGGACGCTCTGGACCGCGTCCACCGGGAGTTCGAGTTCAACATCTCAGCTGTGCACCGCTTCGACATCAGCCTCAATGCCAGCAAGAGCCTGGGGGAGGTGGCCCTGGACATCATGGAGGGCGTGCACCTGCGCCTGGAGCCCATCCGCCAGGTCCTGGGGCTCTTCATGCACGTCTCCTTCTGCGCCATTCTCTACATGTACCTCCA GGCGCTGCGGTACCGTCACCGATACCTGTGGGATGACACCTTTGACAATGTTTACATCACACGGCGCTTCGTGGAGCTGGATCTGTGGCGGGCGGAGCAGGGCAAACCTACCGTGCTGCCCCTGACAGGCTGGGAGAGCGGCCGCTACATCGCCCCAGGTCAGCCCCATGCCCGGGGGAGCATCCCCCAGGTGAGCCCTGCAGCAAGGAGCCGGGGGGTCCCGGCACCGCATGGCCTTACGGCGCTCCATGCCCGCCCAGCCGGGCTGTGGCTGTCACGGCAGGAGCGGCGACGATACGGGCTGCAGCTGGTGGGGGTCCTGCGCCACGTGCTGCTGGGGCTCAGCATTGTCCTGGCCGACTACAGCCTCTTCTGGCTGCTTGACCTGGTCCAGCACCAGCTGCGGGGGGAGATCGTCGCCAGGG CGCCGGCGGTGCTGGGTGTCAGTGTCAACGGGACAGGCTACACCAGCGAGATCTTCCGGGACTTGGTCTCTGCCTTCggtgtgctgcagcagggcaaCATCTCAGTGCTCTCCCAGCgctgcctcctccagcccgTGGAGCCCGACTACAGCACCTACCTCAGCATGGGTGACTGGGGCTGCTGCAACCTCAGCGTGCTAGGTAGCGGGGGGACGGTGAAGGGGGGGTCACCCCTGTGTGACTCATCCTCTTCCCACCAGGACTCCTGTATGGCATCTGCCTCTTCATCGCTGTCTTCGGCAGCTATGTGGCACGCCTGCGCCGGGCAGTGTGTGCCGCCTACTACCCATGCCGCGAGCAG CACCATCCTGGCAcggcgggcagggctggcacgTGCCCTGCGCCAAGCTGCCATGCAGCGTACGGCCGATGCCGGGCAAGGCAACCTGCTCCTCTTCCTTACCTCCAG GCTGCCTACCTTTGCCTGGCTGGTTCGGCTCTTGGGCATCCAGCAGAAACGCTGCCTGGCCTGTGGGATGGCAGAGCAGCCAGATTTCATCGCATGCATCACACCCAGCTGCAAAG GGTTGTATTGCAGTGAGTGCTACCAAACCCTGACCAACATCTGTTCTGTCTGCATGGGCCCCCTGAGCTACCGGGACACTGGGGATGAGGAGAT GGACTCCAGTGACGAGGACACAGTGGTGCTGTGGCTGGGAGCTGTGCAGGCGCTGCGGGGACAGGAGCAAGGgcggctgctgcagcagcacatccGCAAAGTGGTGGGGGGCCGGGGAGGCAGCCGGCGGCTGCCCCCTGAACTGGCAGCCCGGCTGCGAGCTCAGCTGAAGGAGGAGGCAAGCGGGGAGAGCGACGGGGGCAGCAGTGGGGTGGATGGTGAGGACAGCTCGCTTTCCAG cctggacTTCAGCTACCAGGAGCAGCCTGAGAGCAGTGGCAGCgagctggaggaggtgatggccctgcagctgcccagcagcaagggcagggcCCGGTGA
- the DCST2 gene encoding DC-STAMP domain-containing protein 2 isoform X3 translates to MGLVLWLGRALQGLRGWGKSPAQQSGGRWPRQMRQPEEASKARELARSASGFMLGMALASLYGALVLLAQGHNVWYCLVTTTSLGAGLGLGMAFSVKVRVTVLLSLPHIFTSKQLLVPLLEARGVPGGCQIPAEPQDPPVLAGEGKMLLLLLALGMAMQGPCTNILHNFSRAAESLSCGAELALNQTAERLQHAQEPLLNVLSKIKDIAQKAKVVGDHVRKFFRSIMDSVSHVGERGSPRVSPSPAPPHPAFSLSLSPLLAACPSTLAPCPQPEPCAMSGCGWRTWGECATTSWARRTAAACTSSTRPRTTVSAPSPSSSSSATSSSSSGPSVVWPMVSGSLSLCSRGGRWRGGPIPTTGGLPWQRPLLSAVALLFCIIPQYIQSFLKRKIGDPLRDALDRVHREFEFNISAVHRFDISLNASKSLGEVALDIMEGVHLRLEPIRQVLGLFMHVSFCAILYMYLQALRYRHRYLWDDTFDNVYITRRFVELDLWRAEQGKPTVLPLTGWESGRYIAPAGLWLSRQERRRYGLQLVGVLRHVLLGLSIVLADYSLFWLLDLVQHQLRGEIVARAPAVLGVSVNGTGYTSEIFRDLVSAFGVLQQGNISVLSQRCLLQPVEPDYSTYLSMGDWGCCNLSVLGSGGTVKGGSPLCDSSSSHQDSCMASASSSLSSAAMWHACAGQCVPPTTHAASSTILARRAGLARALRQAAMQRTADAGQGNLLLFLTSRLPTFAWLVRLLGIQQKRCLACGMAEQPDFIACITPSCKGLYCSECYQTLTNICSVCMGPLSYRDTGDEEMDSSDEDTVVLWLGAVQALRGQEQGRLLQQHIRKVVGGRGGSRRLPPELAARLRAQLKEEASGESDGGSSGVDGEDSSLSSLDFSYQEQPESSGSELEEVMALQLPSSKGRAR, encoded by the exons atgGGGCTGGTCTTGTGGctgggcagagccctgcaggggctgaggggctgggggaagagccCGGCACAGCAGTCTGGGGGCAGGTGGCCCCGGCAGATGCGCCAGCCGGAGGAGGCCAGCAAGGCACGGGAATTAGCCCGCAGCGCCAGTGGCTTCATGCTGGGCATGGCCCTGGCCAGCCTGTATGGAGctctggtgctgctggcacagggcCACAACGTTTGGTACTGCCTGGTCACCACCACGAGCCTgggtgcggggctggggctgggcatgGCCTTCTCTGTCAAGGTGCGGGTCACTGTGCTGCTATCGCTGCCCCACATCTTCACCAGTAAGCAGCTGTTGGTACCGCTGCTGGAAGCCAGGGGAGTGCCAGGGGGGTGCCAGATCCCAGCTGAGCCCCAGGACCCCCCTGTCCttgcaggggaggggaagatgctgctgctgctgctggcactgggCATGGCCATGCAGGGCCCCTGCACCAACATCCTGCACAACTTCTCCCGGGCCGCCGAGTCGCTGTCGTGTGGGGCCGAGCTCGCCCTCAACCAGACAGCCGAGCGGCTGCAACACGCCCAGGAGCCACTGCTGA ACGTGCTGTCCAAAATCAAGGACATCGCCCAGAAAGCCAAGGTGGTGGGCGACCATGTCCGCAAGTTCTTCCGCTCCATTATGGACTCCGTCAGCCACGTCGGTGAGCGGGGGTCCCCGAGGGTCTCCCCATCTCCAGCACCCCCCCATCCTGCTTTCAGTCTATCCCTGTCCCCGTTGCTTGCTGCCTGTCCCTCAACGCTtgctccctgcccacagcccgAGCCCTGCGCAATGTCTGGCTGTGGCTGGCGAACATGGGGAGAGTGTGCAACCACGAGCTGGGCACGCCGTACCGCCGCTGCCTGCACCTCTTCGACGAGGCCAAGGACAACTGTGAGCGCGCCatccccttcctcttcttcctctgctacGTCATCATCATCTTCAGGCCCCTCTGTGGTCTGGCCAATGGTGAGTgggtccctgtccctctgcagcagggGTGGGAGGTGGCGGGGTGGACCCATACCCACCACAGGGGGCCTACCCTGGCAGAGACCCCTCCTCTCCGCAGTTGCCCTCCTCTTCTGCATCATCCCGCAGTACATCCAGTCCTTCCTCAAGAGGAAAATCGGAGACC CCCTCAGGGACGCTCTGGACCGCGTCCACCGGGAGTTCGAGTTCAACATCTCAGCTGTGCACCGCTTCGACATCAGCCTCAATGCCAGCAAGAGCCTGGGGGAGGTGGCCCTGGACATCATGGAGGGCGTGCACCTGCGCCTGGAGCCCATCCGCCAGGTCCTGGGGCTCTTCATGCACGTCTCCTTCTGCGCCATTCTCTACATGTACCTCCA GGCGCTGCGGTACCGTCACCGATACCTGTGGGATGACACCTTTGACAATGTTTACATCACACGGCGCTTCGTGGAGCTGGATCTGTGGCGGGCGGAGCAGGGCAAACCTACCGTGCTGCCCCTGACAGGCTGGGAGAGCGGCCGCTACATCGCCCCAG CCGGGCTGTGGCTGTCACGGCAGGAGCGGCGACGATACGGGCTGCAGCTGGTGGGGGTCCTGCGCCACGTGCTGCTGGGGCTCAGCATTGTCCTGGCCGACTACAGCCTCTTCTGGCTGCTTGACCTGGTCCAGCACCAGCTGCGGGGGGAGATCGTCGCCAGGG CGCCGGCGGTGCTGGGTGTCAGTGTCAACGGGACAGGCTACACCAGCGAGATCTTCCGGGACTTGGTCTCTGCCTTCggtgtgctgcagcagggcaaCATCTCAGTGCTCTCCCAGCgctgcctcctccagcccgTGGAGCCCGACTACAGCACCTACCTCAGCATGGGTGACTGGGGCTGCTGCAACCTCAGCGTGCTAGGTAGCGGGGGGACGGTGAAGGGGGGGTCACCCCTGTGTGACTCATCCTCTTCCCACCAGGACTCCTGTATGGCATCTGCCTCTTCATCGCTGTCTTCGGCAGCTATGTGGCACGCCTGCGCCGGGCAGTGTGTGCCGCCTACTACCCATGCCGCGAGCAG CACCATCCTGGCAcggcgggcagggctggcacgTGCCCTGCGCCAAGCTGCCATGCAGCGTACGGCCGATGCCGGGCAAGGCAACCTGCTCCTCTTCCTTACCTCCAG GCTGCCTACCTTTGCCTGGCTGGTTCGGCTCTTGGGCATCCAGCAGAAACGCTGCCTGGCCTGTGGGATGGCAGAGCAGCCAGATTTCATCGCATGCATCACACCCAGCTGCAAAG GGTTGTATTGCAGTGAGTGCTACCAAACCCTGACCAACATCTGTTCTGTCTGCATGGGCCCCCTGAGCTACCGGGACACTGGGGATGAGGAGAT GGACTCCAGTGACGAGGACACAGTGGTGCTGTGGCTGGGAGCTGTGCAGGCGCTGCGGGGACAGGAGCAAGGgcggctgctgcagcagcacatccGCAAAGTGGTGGGGGGCCGGGGAGGCAGCCGGCGGCTGCCCCCTGAACTGGCAGCCCGGCTGCGAGCTCAGCTGAAGGAGGAGGCAAGCGGGGAGAGCGACGGGGGCAGCAGTGGGGTGGATGGTGAGGACAGCTCGCTTTCCAG cctggacTTCAGCTACCAGGAGCAGCCTGAGAGCAGTGGCAGCgagctggaggaggtgatggccctgcagctgcccagcagcaagggcagggcCCGGTGA